A part of Larkinella insperata genomic DNA contains:
- a CDS encoding RNA polymerase sigma factor, with the protein MPRYRTPSGIDEEQLWDQFRSGDEVAFARLYKEYVQVLYHYCAHFTADRALIKDCIHDLFVELWKHRQTIGQTTSVRFYLMASIKRKLVRHLNAELKFSSQDDVENDREWLPGCAPSYESTLISFEEDDHVNSCVAKAIEKLPRRQREAVYLRYYQNLSNEEISSLMKINIQSVYNLIFGALTNLKKYISPEKVVL; encoded by the coding sequence ATGCCTCGTTACCGCACCCCGTCCGGTATAGACGAAGAGCAACTCTGGGACCAGTTCCGGAGTGGCGATGAAGTAGCCTTTGCACGGCTTTACAAGGAATATGTGCAGGTGCTTTACCACTACTGCGCCCACTTTACTGCCGACCGTGCCCTGATCAAGGATTGTATTCACGATTTGTTCGTCGAATTGTGGAAACACCGGCAAACCATTGGCCAGACCACTTCCGTCCGGTTTTATCTGATGGCTTCCATCAAGCGCAAGCTGGTGCGCCACCTGAACGCCGAGCTGAAATTCAGCAGCCAGGACGATGTGGAAAACGACCGTGAGTGGTTGCCGGGCTGCGCTCCTTCCTACGAATCGACGCTAATTTCGTTTGAGGAAGACGACCACGTTAATTCCTGCGTGGCCAAGGCCATTGAAAAACTACCCCGCCGTCAGCGCGAAGCCGTCTACCTGCGGTATTATCAGAACCTGAGCAACGAAGAAATTTCTTCGCTCATGAAGATCAATATCCAGTCGGTTTACAACCTGATTTTCGGCGCGCTGACCAATCTGAAAAAATATATTTCGCCAGAAAAAGTGGTGTTGTAA
- a CDS encoding UxaA family hydrolase yields MQHKVLKVHPADNVIVALQNFQPGEQIDFEGQTYTLPIGVGIKHKFVTEDLQTGDSVIMYGVLVGKATQPIKRGEPITTFNLKHDSGQYSLEKKQPYQWQAPDVSAWHNRTFMGYHRADGQVGTANYWLVVPLVFCENRNILILKDAFERELGYAQSEIYREQVHELLQLYKAGEVGTIHKMEPFVDPSIMRTVDDAPAKRPFKNIDGIKFLTHEMGCGGTRQDSEALCGLFAGFINNPNVVGVTVLSLGCQHTQTSMLEEEVRKRNPKFDKPMLIFEQQDGTEFTMLSNAIRETFLGLIEANKIERQPAPLSKLTVGLKCGGSDGFSGLSANPAVGHLSDILVTLGAKTVLAEFPELNGVEQELVNRAVSDEKALKFIHLMQDYSAKAEAVGSGFDMNPSPGNIRDGLITDAIKSAGAAKKGGTAPVADVLNYTEPATSTGLNLLCTPGNDVEATTGMAGSGTNIILFTTGLGTPTGNPICPVAKISTNTALAKRMPDVIDFDCGPIIEGEETIEQNAEKMLEYVIRLASGEVKTKAQQLGQDDFIPWKRGVSL; encoded by the coding sequence ATGCAGCATAAAGTTCTGAAAGTACACCCCGCCGATAACGTCATTGTTGCCCTGCAAAATTTCCAGCCCGGAGAACAGATTGATTTTGAGGGCCAAACCTACACCCTGCCGATTGGCGTTGGGATCAAACATAAATTTGTAACCGAAGACCTGCAAACCGGCGACTCCGTAATTATGTACGGGGTGCTGGTCGGGAAAGCGACGCAACCCATCAAACGGGGGGAACCCATCACGACGTTCAACCTCAAGCACGACTCCGGGCAGTACAGCCTTGAAAAAAAGCAGCCGTATCAGTGGCAGGCACCCGATGTTTCGGCCTGGCACAACCGGACGTTCATGGGCTACCACCGCGCCGACGGTCAGGTTGGTACGGCAAACTACTGGCTGGTGGTGCCGCTGGTATTCTGCGAAAACCGCAACATCCTGATTCTGAAAGACGCTTTTGAGCGCGAGCTGGGCTACGCGCAGTCGGAAATTTACCGCGAACAGGTCCACGAATTGCTGCAACTTTACAAAGCGGGCGAAGTCGGCACCATCCACAAAATGGAGCCCTTCGTCGATCCGTCGATCATGCGCACGGTGGATGACGCCCCGGCTAAAAGGCCCTTTAAAAACATTGACGGAATTAAATTTCTGACCCACGAAATGGGCTGCGGAGGGACCCGTCAGGATTCAGAAGCGCTCTGCGGGCTGTTTGCCGGGTTTATCAACAACCCGAATGTTGTAGGGGTAACGGTATTGAGCCTGGGCTGCCAGCACACGCAGACTTCAATGCTGGAAGAAGAGGTGCGGAAACGCAATCCGAAATTCGACAAACCCATGCTGATTTTCGAGCAGCAGGACGGTACGGAGTTTACGATGCTAAGCAATGCCATCCGCGAAACCTTCCTGGGTTTGATTGAAGCCAATAAAATTGAACGGCAGCCTGCGCCCCTGAGCAAACTCACCGTTGGGCTGAAATGCGGGGGATCGGACGGTTTTTCGGGGCTGTCGGCGAACCCGGCCGTTGGGCACTTATCGGATATTCTGGTGACGCTGGGCGCCAAAACCGTGCTGGCCGAATTCCCGGAATTGAACGGCGTAGAGCAGGAGCTGGTCAACCGGGCGGTGTCAGACGAGAAGGCGCTGAAATTCATCCACCTGATGCAGGATTACTCGGCCAAAGCCGAAGCCGTCGGGTCCGGTTTCGATATGAACCCGTCGCCAGGCAACATCCGTGACGGGTTGATTACCGATGCCATCAAATCGGCGGGGGCCGCCAAAAAAGGGGGGACCGCCCCCGTTGCCGATGTCTTGAATTACACAGAACCCGCAACCTCAACCGGCCTGAACCTGCTCTGCACGCCCGGCAACGACGTGGAAGCCACCACGGGGATGGCAGGCTCCGGCACAAACATTATTTTGTTTACCACCGGATTGGGTACGCCGACGGGCAACCCGATTTGTCCTGTGGCTAAAATCTCGACCAACACCGCCCTGGCCAAACGGATGCCCGATGTCATTGATTTCGACTGTGGGCCGATCATCGAAGGCGAAGAAACCATCGAGCAAAACGCCGAAAAAATGCTCGAATACGTCATTCGGCTCGCCAGCGGGGAAGTCAAAACGAAAGCCCAGCAACTCGGCCAGGACGATTTCATTCCCTGGAAACGGGGCGTTTCACTCTAA
- a CDS encoding SDR family NAD(P)-dependent oxidoreductase, giving the protein MFSLKDKVAIITGGASGIGLAMSQTFAQAGARVHILELNAGLAQQVADEINASGGRAHAHAVDVSNQAQVVEVINQIAAGGPISILINNAGISHIGTVETTTEADFDRVFTVNVKGAYNCLHATIPHLKATGGGVVLNMASIAATVGIPDRFAYSMTKGAVVSMTLSVAKDYLKHNIRCNCISPARVHTPFVDGFLAKNYPGQEAEMFSKLAATQPIGRMAKPAEVAGLALYLCSDEAGFITGCDYPIDGGFVRLNN; this is encoded by the coding sequence ATGTTCAGCTTAAAAGATAAAGTTGCCATCATTACGGGTGGGGCCAGCGGAATTGGACTGGCGATGTCGCAGACGTTTGCGCAGGCCGGTGCGCGGGTGCACATTCTGGAATTGAACGCCGGGCTGGCCCAGCAGGTGGCCGATGAAATCAACGCCAGCGGAGGCCGGGCCCACGCCCACGCCGTCGATGTGTCGAATCAGGCGCAGGTGGTGGAGGTGATCAATCAGATTGCTGCGGGCGGCCCGATCAGCATTCTGATCAACAACGCCGGAATCTCGCACATCGGAACCGTGGAAACCACCACCGAAGCCGATTTTGACCGGGTGTTTACCGTCAACGTGAAAGGTGCTTATAACTGCCTGCATGCCACTATTCCGCATCTGAAAGCGACCGGCGGGGGCGTGGTCCTGAACATGGCGTCGATTGCGGCCACGGTGGGGATTCCGGATCGGTTTGCCTACTCAATGACCAAAGGGGCGGTGGTCTCAATGACGCTGTCGGTGGCGAAAGACTACCTGAAACACAACATCCGCTGCAATTGCATTTCGCCCGCCCGGGTACATACGCCGTTTGTCGACGGGTTTCTGGCCAAGAATTACCCCGGCCAGGAAGCCGAGATGTTTTCGAAGCTGGCGGCTACCCAGCCCATTGGCCGGATGGCCAAACCGGCTGAGGTAGCCGGTTTGGCCCTGTATCTGTGTTCCGACGAAGCCGGTTTTATCACGGGTTGCGATTACCCGATCGACGGTGGTTTTGTGCGGCTGAATAACTGA
- the ade gene encoding adenine deaminase, with protein MQVSGNLLNLFDRTIRFSQLTIEQGRIHQIDELGPERPGEPYLLPGFVDAHVHVESSLLTPAQFARLAVVHGTVATVSDPHEIGNVLGMDGVEYMIADGQRTPFKFCFGAPSCVPATTFETAGATIGVRDIRRLLGLKEIGYLAEMMNFPGVLNQDPDVMAKIALANAFNKPIDGHAPGLRGNDAQRYIDAGMSTDHECFTYDEGLDKVQRGMNILIREGSAAKNFEALIPLLAEFPEKIMFCSDDKHPDSLVEGHINQLVKRALAQGHAIFDVLRAACMNPVLHYRLPVGLLREGDSADFILVQDLDEFTIQKTVINGAVVAENGISFLPDLRSEHVNQFNCQPKKPSDFEILADSTDSVSLQVIEALDGQLITNNLPLPPRITDNRLVADVPRDILKMTVVNRYQEAAPALAFIKNFGLKKGAIASSVGHDSHNIVAVGCDDESLCQAINLVVEARGGLSAVAGPDQTLLLPLPIAGLMTDTDGYAVAERYTAIDRFVKEELGSTLTSPFMTLSFMALLVIPSLKLSDKGLFDGQTFRFTTLLTP; from the coding sequence ATGCAAGTTTCCGGCAATCTCCTCAACCTTTTCGACCGCACCATCCGATTCAGCCAGTTGACCATCGAACAGGGCCGAATTCACCAGATTGACGAACTGGGTCCAGAGCGTCCCGGCGAACCGTACCTGCTCCCCGGCTTCGTCGACGCCCACGTTCACGTTGAAAGTTCGTTGCTGACGCCCGCCCAGTTTGCCCGGCTGGCGGTGGTTCACGGTACGGTTGCGACGGTGTCGGACCCGCACGAGATCGGAAACGTCCTGGGCATGGACGGCGTAGAATACATGATTGCGGATGGCCAACGGACGCCCTTCAAATTTTGCTTTGGTGCTCCCTCCTGCGTCCCGGCAACTACCTTCGAAACCGCCGGGGCTACCATCGGGGTGCGGGATATCCGGCGGCTGTTGGGGTTGAAAGAAATCGGGTATCTGGCCGAAATGATGAATTTTCCGGGCGTTCTGAACCAGGATCCGGACGTGATGGCTAAAATCGCGCTGGCCAACGCCTTCAACAAACCCATCGACGGCCACGCCCCCGGTCTGCGGGGCAACGACGCCCAGCGGTACATTGATGCCGGCATGAGCACGGACCACGAATGCTTTACCTACGACGAAGGGCTCGACAAGGTGCAGCGCGGCATGAACATCCTGATTCGCGAAGGCAGCGCAGCCAAGAACTTCGAAGCCCTGATTCCGCTGCTGGCCGAGTTTCCCGAAAAAATCATGTTCTGTTCCGACGATAAACACCCCGATAGTTTGGTCGAGGGCCACATCAACCAGTTGGTCAAACGGGCGCTGGCGCAAGGACACGCTATTTTTGACGTTTTGCGGGCGGCCTGCATGAATCCGGTGCTTCATTACCGGTTGCCGGTGGGGCTGTTGCGCGAAGGCGATTCCGCCGACTTTATTCTGGTGCAGGATCTGGACGAATTTACGATTCAGAAAACCGTTATCAACGGAGCGGTTGTGGCGGAGAACGGTATTTCCTTCCTGCCTGACCTCCGCAGCGAACACGTCAACCAGTTTAACTGTCAGCCCAAAAAGCCGTCGGATTTTGAAATTTTAGCAGACAGTACGGATTCGGTCAGCCTTCAGGTCATTGAGGCTCTTGACGGCCAGCTAATCACGAACAACCTGCCGCTGCCGCCCCGCATCACCGACAACCGGCTGGTGGCCGACGTACCGCGCGATATTCTGAAAATGACCGTCGTTAACCGTTACCAGGAGGCCGCGCCCGCGCTGGCGTTCATCAAAAACTTTGGTTTGAAAAAAGGAGCCATCGCGTCTTCCGTTGGGCACGATTCGCACAACATTGTTGCCGTTGGCTGCGACGACGAAAGCCTTTGTCAGGCGATTAACCTGGTTGTCGAAGCCCGGGGCGGGTTGAGCGCCGTGGCCGGGCCGGACCAGACCCTGTTGCTGCCCCTGCCCATCGCGGGCCTGATGACCGACACCGACGGTTATGCGGTTGCAGAACGGTACACCGCCATCGACCGCTTTGTCAAAGAAGAACTGGGCAGCACACTCACCTCCCCTTTCATGACGCTCTCCTTTATGGCCCTGCTGGTTATCCCTTCGCTAAAACTCAGTGACAAAGGCCTGTTTGATGGGCAAACCTTCCGATTCACGACCCTTTTGACGCCCTAA